In a genomic window of Trichoderma atroviride chromosome 4, complete sequence:
- a CDS encoding uncharacterized protein (EggNog:ENOG41), with protein MLKQGGWWSSMMNILSPMRSTTMSNLSRETIMSKWLSRECSLLSSEKPAFVEVGHTDFSAAVPRSLPGDMRGAMSFTVSLCGKFLMAVHGRIVYIYELNHVCFPERLLWSLPIRRRQGLPLGLLRPVARILCPKRVIYCSMDTSSERYAVAFLMEGRVGMVCDILTERTGTSSPASSSAKANESPAAAESASRSRSGSGSRVSSASASSLSSSTQCICHERLVCRPVPLEDGPRSVYRNICHSDDPPRAVAICPQRKCVAFGCGSGIELHWVDAMTGQNLSRWFPLTSPSDFLYFLPPRRGVDTPRKLRLISSAAGLGDAMDLLDGILHGFSTSLLGSGITATVSSLDPEPWHARRGYEMPFATSGSSQDADMDPDEALLSTNVPRDSPLRRLAAASADHFRAVPLSDGHHILFTDPRTGNLCLGSDAPVGSLTRLLRKIWFRPPPQAYSPVPLLYAVGADIRHGVRVVATFAARRQEGEFELSDIGPRGLEHGDSKRQLIVFYTVPPDIFYDLRRKDSETRFTGHYSPEILETRRSDSRYGPIDIFGDPFGENSVYPLEIAGHVMATCGNLTEIALNSCPNLIIWAFAAEGWAKTWVLDTGRRETIVRSAAQRDGSIRQVDADGDVIMVDSMPSTGSSSEMSSLDFNLFDGAPISDTDGEPVRGKTTTVRRCHGKRHHVRGGYLGDARPHGRYPEYRFGGGGGQHYEAGY; from the coding sequence ATGCTGAAGCAAGGTGGATGGTGGAGCAGCATGATGAATATCCTATCGCCTATGAGATCTACAACCATGTCGAACCTAAGCCGCGAGACCATCATGAGCAAGTGGCTTTCGAGAGAGTGCAGCCTCTTGAGCTCGGAGAAGCCTGCCTTTGTTGAAGTCGGCCATACAGACTTTAGCGCTGCGGTGCCCAGGTCGCTGCCGGGCGATATGCGTGGAGCGATGAGTTTTACAGTCAGCCTGTGCGGCAAGTTCTTGATGGCGGTGCATGGCCGGATTGTTTATATATATGAGCTTAATCATGTGTGTTTTCCAGAGAGGCTGTTGTGGTCGCTTCCGATTCGACGCAGACAGGGGCTGCCGCTGGGACTGCTGCGGCCGGTGGCGAGGATCTTGTGTCCGAAGAGGGTGATTTATTGCAGTATGGATACCTCGTCGGAGAGATATGCTGTGGCGTTTCTGATGGAGGGCCGGGTTGGCATGGTTTGCGATATCTTGACTGAGAGGACGGGCACTTCGAGTCCTGCGTCGAGCTCGGCCAAGGCAAATGAATCACCGGCAGCCGCAGAATCTGCATCTAGATCTAGGTCTGGGTCTGGATCTCGAGTATCGTCTgcatcagcatcgtcgcTATCATCGTCGACACAATGTATCTGTCATGAGCGACTGGTATGCCGCCCAGTGCCGTTGGAAGATGGCCCAAGATCAGTATATCGCAACATCTGCCATTCAGATGATCCTCCGCGCGCAGTTGCCATATGTCCTCAGAGAAAATGCGTGGCTTTTGGATGTGGTTCGGGAATTGAGCTACACTGGGTTGACGCCATGACTGGCCAGAATCTCAGCAGATGGTTTCCGCTTACATCTCCAAGCGACTTTCTCTATTTCCTGCCGCCACGAAGGGGAGTAGACACGCCGAGGAAACTGAGGCTGATTAGCTCGGCCGCCGGCTTGGGAGATGCTATGGACTTGCTAGATGGTATTCTTCATGGCTTCAGTACATCGTTATTGGGCTCCGGGATTACAGCGACGGTATCATCTCTGGATCCTGAGCCTTGGCATGCGCGGCGTGGATATGAAATGCCATTTGCGACCAGCGGATCGAGCCAAGATGCCGATATGGATCCGGACGAAGCTCTCCTGAGTACGAATGTGCCGCGAGATAGCCCTCTTCGgcggcttgctgctgcgagcGCGGACCATTTCCGCGCGGTGCCATTGAGTGATGGCCATCACATCCTCTTTACCGACCCTCGTACCGGAAACCTATGTTTGGGATCTGATGCTCCTGTGGGCTCTCTTACTCGTCTCCTTCGCAAGATCTGGTTTCGCCCTCCCCCACAAGCATACTCACCTGTACCCCTATTGTATGCTGTTGGGGCTGATATAAGACATGGGGTTCGCGTGGTTGCGACTTTTGCGGCCAGGCGACAAGAAGGAGAGTTTGAGTTGTCCGATATAGGCCCAAGAGGTCTTGAACATGGGGACTCCAAACGACAGCTTATTGTTTTTTATACAGTTCCACCGGACATCTTTTACGATTTGCGCCGCAAGGATTCTGAGACTAGATTTACTGGACATTATTCTCCTGAAATCCTAGAAACAAGGCGCTCCGATTCGAGATACGGCCCCATTGACATATTTGGCGACCCCTTTGGAGAGAACTCGGTTTATCCACTGGAAATAGCTGGACATGTGATGGCAACTTGTGGGAATCTGACAGAAATTGCGTTGAACTCTTGTCCAAACTTGATTATTTGGGCTTTTGCTGCGGAAGGATGGGCCAAGACTTGGGTGTTGGATACGGGGAGACGTGAGACTATCGTGCGGTCTGCTGCTCAACGAGACGGGAGTATCAGACAAGTCGATGCTGATGGCGATGTCATCATGGTTGACTCTATGCCCTCGACGGGTTCGTCTTCTGAGATGAGTTCCCTGGACTTTAACCTCTTTGATGGCGCTCCGATCAGCGACACGGATGGCGAGCCGGTAAGGggcaagacgacgacggtacggcgctgccatggcaagaGACATCATGTGCGGGGGGGATATTTGGGAGATGCAAGACCACATGGACGATACCCTGAGTATAGATttggtggaggaggtgggCAGCATTACGAGGCTGGATATTGA
- a CDS encoding uncharacterized protein (EggNog:ENOG41) — protein MAVIALVTSGDRRIYALPGQPADVETVYGGGYQDEDEEEPGERYSLFWVFLNVMLI, from the coding sequence ATGGCGGTTATAGCGCTGGTGACGAGCGGCGACAGGAGGATATACGCGCTTCCTGGACAGCCGGCTGACGTGGAGACGGTGTATGGAGGGGGATAtcaagacgaagatgaggaggagcctGGTGAGCGGTACTCGCTGTTTTGGGTTTTCCTCAATGTGATGCTGATTTGA